The genomic DNA GATTCGCTCGTAAAAACGTAATTCTTGGTGGCCATGAAGTTCCTCTATTCGGATGGTGTTCTCGGGATTGGGCCGGCCGCCCGGGGTTTTGGCGGGCAGATCATACCGAATTGGGCCGTCGATAAAAGGGGAACCTTCGGGCGGCGGGATCGGGCCCGGGGCGCGAGCGCCCTGGTCCATCGCCGGCCGTCCCGCTTCTGCGCCGTGGCAGGCAACTGGAATCTTCTGGCCGGGCGCGCTAAGGATGGCACCGGTCTCAACAGTATCCGGACAGGGGGAAAGATGGAAATCGTCCTAGTGCACGGCGCCTGGCACGAGGGGTCGAGCTGGTCGGAAGTGGCCGCACATTTGGAACAGGCCGGCCACTCGGCGCATATGCCGACGATCGCCGGGCATGGGCCGGGGGCGGATCGCGACGTGGATCATGCGGCCTGCACGCGATCGATTGCAGAGTTCATCGTGGATGGTGACCTGCGGGACATCGTGCTCGTGGGGCACAGTTTTGGCGGCACGATCATATCCAAAGTGGCGGAGCAGATTCCCGAGCGCATCCGACGGCTCGTGTTTCAGAACGGATTTGTCGTGCGGGACGGCAAGAGCCTGAGTGACGAGACACCGCCACATTTCCAGCGCCTGTTCCGCGATCTGGCCGGGCAGGCCGCCGACCACACGGTTATGCTGCCTTATCCGATATGGCGCGAGGCTTTCATCAATGACGGCGACGAGCCATTGGCCCGATCCACTTACGAGTATCTGACTCCGGAGCCAGCTCAGCCGTTCTTCGACAAGCTCGATATGAAAAAATTCTACAGCCTCGATATTCCCAAGAGCTATATCAACTTCACCGAGGATCAGGCATTGCCCCAGGGCCCGGAGACAGGCTGGCATCCGCGTATGTCCAATCGGCTGGGGCTGTTCCGCCTGATCCAGAAACCGGGCAGCCACGAGGTGGTCTTTACGAACCCGGCTCTCCTGGCCGAGGCGATCATCGAAGCTGGGCGGGATTGACGACTTGTCCGCGACCGGTGACCTCTTCAGGCGTTCTTCGGGTGGCCGGCTGTGCTAGGGTCGGCCCATGAGACTTCCTGATCCCGACCCCGAAATCCTGAGCCGGCGCCGCGAGATCGTCGCCGATCTCCGGCGCCT from Alphaproteobacteria bacterium includes the following:
- a CDS encoding alpha/beta fold hydrolase; protein product: MEIVLVHGAWHEGSSWSEVAAHLEQAGHSAHMPTIAGHGPGADRDVDHAACTRSIAEFIVDGDLRDIVLVGHSFGGTIISKVAEQIPERIRRLVFQNGFVVRDGKSLSDETPPHFQRLFRDLAGQAADHTVMLPYPIWREAFINDGDEPLARSTYEYLTPEPAQPFFDKLDMKKFYSLDIPKSYINFTEDQALPQGPETGWHPRMSNRLGLFRLIQKPGSHEVVFTNPALLAEAIIEAGRD